From the Zavarzinia compransoris genome, the window CGCTGTGCCGCCTCGGCCTCGGCCAGCCTGTCCTGATGCTCCTGCTGGAGGCGGGCGATCTCGTCGTCACGCCCGGCAAGGGCGGCGGCATGCGCGGTCGCTGCGTCCGCCGCTGCCGCTGCGTCCGCCGTCGCCTGGACTTGGAGGGTCTCGACGAGCGCGTTGTGCTCCCGATCGTCCTGTTCCTTGGCCAGATGTGCTGCCGTCAGACGGGTCTCGCCCTCGGCGATCGCCCGGGACAGGTCGGCCTCGAGGCCGGCGATCCGGGTGCCCAGGCTCTGTTCGGCGGCTGTTTTCTGTGCTTCGAGAGCGGCGATGCTGGCGTCATGGGCAGCGCCAGTCTTTGCCAGATGTTCCTCAAATTCCGCGACACGCGTTGCAAAATGTTGCTCGACCTCGGCTTTCGCCGTTCCCGCCATGGCCAGGCGTGCTTCAAGATCGGCCACATGCCCGGCATGGGACAGTTCCAGCGCGGCGATTTGCCCCGACAGCCGCTCGGCTGCCTCGGCGCCGGCCGCGATGATGTCCGCCTGCTTCGCCTCGTGTTCGGCGCTCGCCGCGGCGATGTCGTGCTTCAGCTGCTGTACTTGATCAAGCAGGGCGGCCTCTCTCGCCCGGCCGGCGGCTTCCATGTTGGCCACTGACTGGTAATCGGCATGCAATGCCGCGAAATTCCGTTCCTGGGCTTCGATCCTGCCGCGCAGCGCATATTCATTTTCCTGCCAGGCGCCTTCGGCCGCAGCCAGGTGTTCCTGAAGGTCTGCGTATTGCTCGTTACGCTGTCTGTCGAATTCGTCCCGCGCTGCATTCAGCGCCGCGGTTTCGCTCTGCAAATCTGAATATCTGGCCTCTACGTCAGATAGATCCGCCTTGAGCTTTGCCAACTCTCTCCCGTACAGAAAAAATTTAGCCATAGCTGTGCTTTCTGGATCTGCAGGTCAATTCCCGCTGTTTTCGGGCAACACATAGAAATCGGAGAGTTACACAGAAGATGCTTCACGTTGGTTAATGCGGTTATCCGACAAATCTCTATGATTGTGTGCGCAACTCTGCATTCGCATTCCAGGCGTCGGCGCCGTCTGGCTTCTGCGCTGGCATTCGGGATATCAGCGGAATATACCACGCGGCCACCCCGCTTTAGGTATCTCCATGAGTCGATATTCATTTTGCCGCGTCGGCGGCAGGGGGGCAAGCAAAGGCAACCACCGGGTGTTCTGTGGATCATCCCCGTTCCACGGGCGCGGCGCCCGGGGAGGCTTCGCCCGCCGGAAATACGCTCGCGGCCTTGCCACCATCGGCATCCCCGGGGCCGCCACGAAGACTGCCTCGCCAACCTCGCCTGTAATGTCAGGCGCTACGGAGCGCCAGCCGGCAACCTGAAGAGCCCGTGGGAGGGGCAGGGCCTTCTCGGCCATTGCCCTGCGCCCCAGATCAAGGCGCTCGATGCCGGTCCGACGCCATATTCGATGCAGGCGCCGCCGCGATGCAGGCTCTTCGGTGTGTCCAGGCGATGAGCCCGTGCGGGCAGCAGGAAAGATGGCGATGGCGCGGATTTCCTGCCCGAGATGATCGGCTTGCCCCCCTGGCGTTTGACTGATACGAGAATGTCCCTGCACATCGTTGGCGATGGCTCCCTGCCTGTCCGTCATCGACAGGGGTGCGGAAACGAGTGATGGCTCCGCGACAGCATTGGCGAGCACTTCGATTGCTTGAATCGATGAAACGGAAATCGATGAAACGGACAGGGGTCAAGTTGTCGGGGTTGGTTTTTCGACCGACGGCGCCGCTTAAGCGGGGGAGTTAAAAGTCTAAATGAAATTCTCTCATTTTATCATTCGGAACCTTTGGTTCATCCTTATTGTTGTTTTGCCGACATTTGGCGCGACCGTCTATTATACCGCGATTGCTTCGGATATTTATCTTTCCGAGGCCAAGTATATTGTGCGCAGTCCCAATCGCACGCAATTGTCCGCCCTGTCGAGCGTGCTGCAAGGCTCGGGCCTGGTCAAGGCGCAGGACGACACCTATGCGGTGAACGATTTCCTGCAATCCCGCGACGCGGTGAAGGCGATCCAGGCCAGCAACATCGACCTGCGCCAGATCTACGGCAGGCCCGACACCGACTATTTTGCCCGCTATCCGAATATCCTGTTCGATACGAGCGATGAGGGCCTCTACAAATATTATTTGAAGCGGGTCGTCGTTGCGCTCGACAACAGCACCGGGATCACCACGCTGAGCGTGAAGGCTTTCCGCCCCGAAGATGCGAGAATCGTGGCTGCGGCGGCCTTGGTGGCCGGCGAGAGCCTGATCAACCAGCTGAGCGCGCGAGCGCAGGAAAATGCCCTGCGCGATGCCCAGAACGAGGTCCGCAACGCCGAAGAACGGGTGAAAGCCGCCGAGAAATCGCTTCTCGACTATCGCGAGCGCGAAATCATCATCGATCCGACCAAGCAGTCCGTGTTGCTGATCGAGGGGATCGCCAAGCTCCAGGCCGAGTTGTCGATGGCCAATGCGCAATTGTCGCAGGTGCTGCAGAGCTCGCCCAACAGTCCGCTGGTGCCCACGCTGCGGGCGACGGTCCGGGCCCTTGAAGAGGAAATCATCCGCGAACGGGCCAAGGTCGCGGGCGCTTCCGGCGCCATGGCGCAGAAAATCGCCGACTACCAGTTGCTGATCCTCGAGCAGGAATTCGCGTCGAAGGCCTTGGCCTCTGCGACCGCCAGCCTCGAAACCGCCCGCATGGAGGCGCAGCGCCAGCATTTCTATCTCGAGCGCGTCGTCGAGCCGAATGCGCCTGACGTCGGACTCTATCCGAAGCGCATCGTCTCGATCGCCATCGTTCTGATTTCCGGCCTGGTGCTCTACTTCATGTTGTGGCTGTTGCTCCTGGGGGTGCGAGATCATGCCAACAGATAGGGGCCTCGGCCGGGCGGCGCTGAAACCCACCTACCCCAAGACCCTGTTCCAGTCCTTCGCCCTTGAGGGGCAAATTCTGCTGGCCCTGATCATGCGGGAGATGCACACCCGCTATGGGCGCGAAAATCTGGGCTTTCTGTGGGTGATGGCCGAACCCCTGCTTTTCGGCGTCGCCGTTGCCTTCCTTTGGGGGGCGATGAAACCCGCCTATGAACATGGCATCGGCGTCTTCACCATCACCGTTTCCGGCTACATGCCCATGGTGATGTGGCGCGGCGTCTTCTCCCGCTCGGTCCTGGCATTTCGCGCCAATGCCGCGCTCATGTATCATCAGCGGATCCGGCTGATCAATTTCGTCACGTCGCGGGTGGTGATCGAGGTTTTCGGCGTCATCCTTGCCTACGTCATCGCGTCCTCGCTGTTTATCTTCATCGGCCTGATGGATTGGCCGACGGATCTCGGACCGTTCTATGCGGGCTGGCTGCTCCACATCTATTGGGTCTTCGCCACGGGCGTGTTCGTCTCGGCCGTGAGCGAGATGTCGGATTTCATCGAGAAGGTGACGGGCCTTCTCTCCTATATCTACATTCCCTTGTCCGGCGCCTTCTTCATGGTCGACTGGCTGCCGGCCGCCTATCGGCCCCTCGCGCTGCTGATGCCCAGCGTCCACGCCTATGAAATCATGCGGGAGGGACTTCTGCCGCCGGGCTACGCAACCCACTACGATGTGGTCTATGCCGTCTCATTCTGCACGGTCTTGCTGCTGGTCGGGCTTCTCCTGCTCCGCCGAGCGCCCGATTTCATGCGCATCAACTGACGGCGCCACCGGATGTTGAACGTTACCAATGTCGCCAAGTTCTACCACACCGAATCCGGGCATAAGCTGTGGGCGCTGCGCGACGTCAGCTTCAGCCTGGCGCCGGAGCGGAAACTGGGCTTGGTCGGCTCCAACGGCGCGGGCAAGTCGACATTGATCCGCCTGCTCGGTGGGATCGAAAAGCCGGCAGCGGGCAAAATCGACCTGAACGGCATGACCATGTCGTGGCCGCTGGGCTTTTCCGGCGGGTGTCAGGGCGGCCTCAGCGGCATCGACAATGTCCGCTTCCTTGCCAAGGTCTATGGAGTGGACTTCAAGCAGTTGCTTGCTTTTGTCTATGACTTCTCCGAGTTGGGCGAGCATATGCGGGAACCCGCCCGGACTTATTCGACCGGCATGCAGGCTCGATTGAATTTCGCCCTTTCGGTCGCCTTCGATTTTGACTGCTATCTGATCGACGAAGTAATTCTTGCCGGTGACGCGCGCTTTCATGCCAAATGCCAGGAATATCTGTTCAACCGGAACAGCAAGAAAGCCATGGTTATCGCCTCTCACAGCTTGCAGTTCCTGGCTGAAATCTGCGACTCAATACTCGTTCTCGACAATGGCGTGAGTTTTCACTTCGAAAATCCACACGATGGCATCGAATTTCATGCCCAATTGCAGGGTGTTTGAGGCGGCCTGTTGCGGCTCGAAGGGGATGTGAGGGGACGGCCGGGTTCCGCAATACCCGCCCGGCCCTTGGCGGACCGTTCTGTTGAGCCGCGCCGGCATCATTTGCCCGCCTTCGCGCCGGGCCGCCGGCGCCCCCGATTGGGGGTTCCTCAACTGCAGAATGTGCTATAAATTCCAAAGGGCTACAGATGTGCTGCTGTGGATCTCTGGTGTGACGTCTGCTGGATAGTTATTCATATAAAAAATGGAATGATAATGGCTGGTAAGGTCGATCCGGTATTTCCCGATGCGACGTCAGGACAGATTTCTTCTGTCCGCGCTGGAGTGGTAACCGGGCGTTTGTCGTTCGACGCCGACGCCGCCAGCAAGGTGACGGTCGAGATTTTCATCGATGGCCTGAAAATCGGCGAAGTTGAAGTCGAACGCGGTCCCGGCGAAGACGATGTCGGGTTCGCAATCGTCCTGCCGCCCGACCTGGTGTTGACGGCGCCGGCCACCGTTCGCGGCCGCATCGCGGCCAGCGGCCGGGAACTGGCCGCCCCCGTACTCTTGGCGACGGAGGATGACCTGAGGCGCGCGGTCACCGCGGCCGAGGGGGTGGTGGTCCTCAGGGACGGCGCGCTCCACGTCACCTTGACCGGGGTCGCCGCGGCGGTTCTGCCGCTCGTCGTCGAAGTGAGCGACGGAAGCGGCAAGGATGTCGCCAGGCTGGCGGTCGAGCGGCCCGTTGTCGAGGCGGGCCCGGACGGGCTTCTGCCGCCTCTCGACCTTGTCGTGCCGCTGCCGGTGCAGTCGCTTCTCAATATCGGCTCGGTCGCCCTGCAGGTTCGGCTGGCAGGCCGGCGCGAGGCATTCGCGGGGAGCCCTATCGTCATCTCTGCGGACACCGGCGCAGTCCTTGCCCAGCGGGTGGTGGCGGCCGAAACCGGGCTGAGGCTCCTGTCCGAGGAATTCGCCGATTTGCGGCGCAATCTGGCGCGCGATGTCGCCCGGCTGTTCTATGATTTTGCCGTGCCGCGCGTCGATGCCATGGTCGAAATCCAGCGGTTCCAGATCGAACGGCAACTGCTGGCTCTATGGCAGGCCGTCGCCCCCGATGAAGCACCGGCCCTCATCCCGCGGACGAAGCAGCCCGACCGTGCGCAGCTTTTGCTGGCCGGAGGCTTCTCCGGTTACGGCTGGTCGGAGCCCGATCCCGAGCTTCGGGGCGAGCGGTGGTTTCGCGGCACCGGGTTCGTCCTGCTCGAAGTCGCCGGCCGGCAGCCCTTGTTTCTGGAAATCAGCGGGACGAAGTGTGGCGAGCATGTCGACCTCGCGCGCATGACGGTGGCGGTCAACGGCCACATCGCCGCCGGCGGCGGCTATCCTACGGCCACGGGCTGGGCCTATGTCGCGCCTCTGCCCTTTGGCGTGGTCGCCGCTAACGGCCTCGCCGCCGTCACGATTTCGACCGTCGAGGCTCAGCGCCCCGGCGCGGCGCGGGCTGGTGGCGATCTGTCCGTCGGGGCCATCGAGGTCGGGCCCGCCAAGCCGCTGCCGGTGCTCGGCATCGGCGATGACGCCCTGGTCGCGGGCTGGGGCGATGTGGAATATGACGGTGAACACGTACCGTTTCGCTGGATGGAGGAACAGGGGGTCATCCTGCTGCCCGCGACGGCCGCCGGCCGGCTCATCCTCAGCGGTCCGATGACCGTCGTCGGCGATCCGGCGACGCAGCTGAAGGCCCGGGGCCGTTCGGGGGATCTGCCCCTCGTCGACAGCAGTTTTGACGGCAGGCGCTGGCAGATGGTGTTTTCGCTTGACCGTCGGGGCCTGCGCACCGATGGCCTGGAGGTCGTCGTTCTGCGCTCGGTCACCGCGCGCGCGTCGGAACACGACCCGCGCATGATCAGCGTGGCCATCGGCGGGGTCGCCGTCGACGAGGCTTGAGCCCCCGCGGCGGGAGGCCCCCTCAGTGGCCGAGGGGGGGGAGCAGGGCCGCGATCCGCGCCTGACTCTCCCGCAGCAGGTTGAGGAGCGGCGGCGGCAGGCGTGTGCGTTCCGGGGTCAGGCTTCGGGCAGGAAAATCGCGCACGCGCAGCATCAGGTTGCGCAGCCGCTCTGGAAGAAGTCCTTCCCGCCTGGCCATATCGTGATCGTCGCCGTTAAAATAAATCCGATATATTGGATTTGATTGGAATTCGACGTAATCGGAATCGATCCGTTCATCAGGCCACATGTCGCCCATATCGAATTCTATACTATAGTTATTTTCGATGCGCTGCATTTTCAGCGACGTGCAGATATTGTTGGAGTATGAAAATTTCACCTCGACCTGGGCAAAATCGCCCTGCTCATAGCTCGAAAAGCTATGCGATGGTATCTCGCGAGTGAGGTCGGGAAAATCCTCGGGTTGGCGCGCCAAGGCGACGGATCTGAGGCAGAGGCCGATTCCGTGCGGGTGCTTATCGCCGCCGGTGATCGCGCGCAGCCGGTCGACCGTCAGCCGGATGGGCAGATTGCCGCGTGCCGACGGGGCGAAGGGCACGATGATTCGATGCCATGTCCAGTCAACGGCTTCGAGCCGAAGGGCATGTCTTTCCGGCAATTCGACGTCGATCACTCTGGCGCCGGTATCGTCATGGGCGGCCATGATCTCCAAGGCGAGCCAGCCTCCCGCCGATGCGGCTTCGGCCGCCAAGGCGATTTCGGCGATGGCTGTCGTCTGCCGGCTCCAGGCCCCCTGCTGCTCCGGCGACAGGAAGCCGGTCAGTGCGGCGTGCTCCTGAAGGGCGGGGCCGCCATGCGCGCTGTCGCCGAAATCGAGAGGCGTCACGGTGCCGGGCGGGGGGGCGTCATCCGTCGCGACGGGCTGGGGCTCGCCGGCCGCCGTCAATTGTCCGATGGTCGTCGCATAGGGGAACGTCAGGCGGCTGATGCGCCGGCGCAGCCTGCGGGCGACGGGATCTCGTCCTACCGCCGCCTGATCCCGTGGCGCGCCGAACCGGACGGCCGTCACGCTGCCGGAGGGGGCGAGGGGGCCGCGGCTGGCGGCTAGAAGCAGGAGATAGGCGACATAGTGGCGATCGACTTCGGGATCCCGGCCGAGAACCGAGCGCAGGATTTCAGTCCGGGCAACCCAGCTGTTGGCGGCAACGGCATCGTCGAAGCGGGCGAGGGCCCGCAGGTCGAAACTGGCATTGACTGTGACCGCGCGCCGTTCCGCAATCGTCCTGCCGAGCGGCCCTTCGAAGTTCGGGGCGTCGGCAAATTCGCCGTCACGGCATTGATCCAGGGTTGTTGCAATGGCCGCGGGCGCCTCCGTCCGGGCGAGGAGGGTTGCCACGAGATGGCGGTAATGGTGCGGGAAAACCGTCCCCGCCGGATCGGCGAGCGCGACGAAGGGGGCCTTTGCCGCCTGAAGGCCGGCCCAGAGCGATGTCGAGCCTGGGCCGGGGGGGGCTTCAACCTTCCGGACCGACAGGCCGAGGCGCCGCGCCGATTTTGCCAGCATCTCGACGCGGTGGGCGGCGGCCTTGCTCGCCACCATGACGATGCGCAGATCGAGGCCGGGCGACTTGGCCGCGGCGATCGACGAAAGAGTGGCTTCCAGGGCGGCGATTTCCCCGGTGTCGATCGGGAAGACGATGTCGCAATCGGCGGTCCCCGCCAGCGCCGGAGCGCCGGCCGCCTTCACCTCGTCGAGCAACGGCAGCAGCACATGCTCGATTTTCGTCTCGAGCGACCAGCATTCGTCGAACCATGCCTTGCCGCGGGCGGCGCGCTGCCGGGCGTCGTCGGGATGGCTGCGGATCCAGTCGAGATGGGCCGCGACCTGATCGGCAAGCGCATGCATCGATTTCCGGGTATCGACGAAAAGGGCGATATCGGAAAGGAATTCCCGGGCGAAGGGAATATCGTCGCAAATCACCAGCGCTCCGACCGAAAGCGTCTCGAAGATCCGCATCGACGGGACGTTGCGCGTCCGATGTTCGCGGTGATGCAGGCAGAGCGCGACACCATGGCGCGCCAGCATGTCCTGGACCGAACGGCCGTCGAAGGGAAGGGGGCCGGCATAGGCATTGCCGATATGGCTCCAGCTTGCCGCGGGGCCATAGCAGTGGACCAGGCCTCGTTCCGCCAGAATCTCGAACAGAAGGCCGTGCCGGTCGCCGTCCCAATGGATCCCGACATAGGCAAGGCTCGGCTCGGGCACCTTGGCGAGGGCATCGTGAGGGGTCCGATAGGTCGTCGGCAGGAAAATCTCCCGCGCTACCGGTTTGCGAACGCCGAGACCGTGTTGACCGTCGTCGAGAAAATGCCGGAGTTCGGTGCTGCCCGCGAGGTAGCCGTCGCAGGAGCGGATCGACCGCTCGCGATAGGTGTCGCCCTCGAAAAAGCTCTGCGGGCTCCAGATGGCGGCAATGGTCGGGAAACGGGTCAGTTTGCAGCCATATTCATGGGTCAGGATCACGGCATCCGGCTGCAATTTTTCGAGATCGTCGCTGGTCACGGCGCCTGCGCATTCGATGCCCAGATTTTCGCAGGCCCGGATGAAGCGGGCGATGAATTCGCGTTCCGCGCTGTCCCTGAGGTTCGGCCAATTGTCCACGATCGCGAGGCGCGGCCGTGGCGGGGGGGCGCGGCGCAGAAAACGGCTCAGGCCGGAAACCAATCGACGGTACCCCTCGGTCCGGAGGCCCTCCCGGCGAGAGGGAGGGGGCGGGTTGCTTGGCGGCAAGGGGGGAATCGGTGGCATAGATCTACCTGTAGGCTCGGGCAATCGCCGGCGGAGCGAATCCCGCCGGGTTCGTCGGAGGCCGGTCCTTCCGGGGAGGATATGGCGATGGCAAGCGGGACGGCGATGACGTTTTTCCCGGAGAGGCCTGCCGAGCGGTGGGCATGGTGGTCGACCACGAGAGATTTCAACCACGAGCGATATTGTGCAGGTCGGGAAGGCCTGATGACAGCGCGCTGGGGGCCCGGCTGCGCCTTGACCAGCCGCGCCGACCGGCGGCGCGCTGGCCTGGGGGGCTCCGGTGCCGAATTGCCGCAACGTTATCGCCGGACAGTCGGTCGAGACAAGCCTCTTCGGGTGATCTGGCACCGGCTCGCCGCCCGAACATGCACCGGCATTCCTGTCTGGCGGCCAAAGCTGACGGCGGCGGCGGTCACGCTTCTCCCGCGCCGTTTCGAACCGGTGGAGCCCGCTCAAAGGGGCTGCATGGGCGGCTCGGGGCCGGTGCAGCGGAAAACGGCGCGCAAACTTGTCCTTTTTCGGCAGACTGTTAAGGTGTGGCCGCATTGCGGGGCGGCTTGTGCGGGGGTGGCCCGGCGGGCTTGCAGGTCGGTGCTGCTCGGGCGGCTGCCGTTCGGCGGTTGATTTATATGAATTGATTGTTTTCAAGGCAAAGATCGAGATGCAGACGATGGTGCCGGTAATTCTTTGCGGTGGCTCCGGGACCCGCTTCTGGCCGGCGTCGACGGATGAGGCGCCGAAGCAGTTTCTGAGCATCTGGCAGGGGCTGAGCCTGTTTCAGATCACGGCGCAGCGCCTGGCCGCTGCCGGGTCGTCGGCGCCGCTGATCATCTGCAACAGGCTGCACGAGGCGGCGGTGCGCGAGCAGCTGGCGGCCATCGGCATCGACGGCGCGGTGACGCTGCTGGAGCCGGAGCGGCGGGATTCGGCGGCCGCGATCGCCGCGGCGGCGGCCTGGGTCGCCCGCAGCCATGGCCCCGGGCAGGTGCTCGGGGTGTTTCCGTCCGATCAGCTGATCCGCGACGATGCCGCCTTCCGGCAGGCGCTGGCGGTGGCGACGGCGGCGGCGGCGGCCGGCGATCTGGTCACCTTCGGCATCCGTCCCGACCGCCCGGCG encodes:
- a CDS encoding glycosyltransferase family protein; this translates as MVSGLSRFLRRAPPPRPRLAIVDNWPNLRDSAEREFIARFIRACENLGIECAGAVTSDDLEKLQPDAVILTHEYGCKLTRFPTIAAIWSPQSFFEGDTYRERSIRSCDGYLAGSTELRHFLDDGQHGLGVRKPVAREIFLPTTYRTPHDALAKVPEPSLAYVGIHWDGDRHGLLFEILAERGLVHCYGPAASWSHIGNAYAGPLPFDGRSVQDMLARHGVALCLHHREHRTRNVPSMRIFETLSVGALVICDDIPFAREFLSDIALFVDTRKSMHALADQVAAHLDWIRSHPDDARQRAARGKAWFDECWSLETKIEHVLLPLLDEVKAAGAPALAGTADCDIVFPIDTGEIAALEATLSSIAAAKSPGLDLRIVMVASKAAAHRVEMLAKSARRLGLSVRKVEAPPGPGSTSLWAGLQAAKAPFVALADPAGTVFPHHYRHLVATLLARTEAPAAIATTLDQCRDGEFADAPNFEGPLGRTIAERRAVTVNASFDLRALARFDDAVAANSWVARTEILRSVLGRDPEVDRHYVAYLLLLAASRGPLAPSGSVTAVRFGAPRDQAAVGRDPVARRLRRRISRLTFPYATTIGQLTAAGEPQPVATDDAPPPGTVTPLDFGDSAHGGPALQEHAALTGFLSPEQQGAWSRQTTAIAEIALAAEAASAGGWLALEIMAAHDDTGARVIDVELPERHALRLEAVDWTWHRIIVPFAPSARGNLPIRLTVDRLRAITGGDKHPHGIGLCLRSVALARQPEDFPDLTREIPSHSFSSYEQGDFAQVEVKFSYSNNICTSLKMQRIENNYSIEFDMGDMWPDERIDSDYVEFQSNPIYRIYFNGDDHDMARREGLLPERLRNLMLRVRDFPARSLTPERTRLPPPLLNLLRESQARIAALLPPLGH
- a CDS encoding ABC transporter ATP-binding protein, which encodes MLNVTNVAKFYHTESGHKLWALRDVSFSLAPERKLGLVGSNGAGKSTLIRLLGGIEKPAAGKIDLNGMTMSWPLGFSGGCQGGLSGIDNVRFLAKVYGVDFKQLLAFVYDFSELGEHMREPARTYSTGMQARLNFALSVAFDFDCYLIDEVILAGDARFHAKCQEYLFNRNSKKAMVIASHSLQFLAEICDSILVLDNGVSFHFENPHDGIEFHAQLQGV
- a CDS encoding ABC transporter permease, coding for MPTDRGLGRAALKPTYPKTLFQSFALEGQILLALIMREMHTRYGRENLGFLWVMAEPLLFGVAVAFLWGAMKPAYEHGIGVFTITVSGYMPMVMWRGVFSRSVLAFRANAALMYHQRIRLINFVTSRVVIEVFGVILAYVIASSLFIFIGLMDWPTDLGPFYAGWLLHIYWVFATGVFVSAVSEMSDFIEKVTGLLSYIYIPLSGAFFMVDWLPAAYRPLALLMPSVHAYEIMREGLLPPGYATHYDVVYAVSFCTVLLLVGLLLLRRAPDFMRIN
- a CDS encoding capsule biosynthesis protein, which codes for MKFSHFIIRNLWFILIVVLPTFGATVYYTAIASDIYLSEAKYIVRSPNRTQLSALSSVLQGSGLVKAQDDTYAVNDFLQSRDAVKAIQASNIDLRQIYGRPDTDYFARYPNILFDTSDEGLYKYYLKRVVVALDNSTGITTLSVKAFRPEDARIVAAAALVAGESLINQLSARAQENALRDAQNEVRNAEERVKAAEKSLLDYREREIIIDPTKQSVLLIEGIAKLQAELSMANAQLSQVLQSSPNSPLVPTLRATVRALEEEIIRERAKVAGASGAMAQKIADYQLLILEQEFASKALASATASLETARMEAQRQHFYLERVVEPNAPDVGLYPKRIVSIAIVLISGLVLYFMLWLLLLGVRDHANR